The following nucleotide sequence is from Acyrthosiphon pisum isolate AL4f chromosome A2, pea_aphid_22Mar2018_4r6ur, whole genome shotgun sequence.
ttttacctatatgtaattttgtcaatttttgttgggtaactaataataaaaaaggaaatATCTATAATTGGctttgtaatatgtataatggttTATGAGGATATCCGATACATCATAACTTTAATGTAAGTAATTGGGATATAGCTTTCGATTACAATTgtcacatatatataaaaacattggcGTTTGTGATAAATCTACAGGTCTACCGACTACCGTATCGtgttattacataggtaggtatttaggtGTGGCACATGTTTGTGACTTTGTAAGTTGCGTGTCATTCCTTTATCGTTTGTACACCgaaattaaaaactatcatAAATGGGTGTGGTACTTGTATTTCGCAGGGCAAAATTTCAAGGGACTTTAGTGCATTGATGGGCTGCGTACAGGGATAATGTCTCAACAAAGTTGTTCGCCGTTAGATGATGTAAGCGACTAAAAACACGttcatatacctatgtatattgatATGCTCTTgctttagttaatatattacagCTTATATAGTTTGCAGTTTGTAcactattttatatgatttaatataactatGTGAATATTCGAAGTCTTttctttgtataataataaaactatattgagCAAAGAAtatggtacctatgtaattaatTAGCTAGttgacaaaatgtttttttttttcatgatagATAAAAATAACGACTCGTCAAAAATTTCGTTTTGGTaactatttaaagttatttggTTCGGAGAGACGTTTAGTATAAACATTGTTTACATATCGTTTAAAACACAATTCTACATCATGGGTATCAAAAGCTTTTAATTAGGGAATGCACCTCGTTAACAATTGGCgttttagctataatataacgctgtaggtatacaataaatattaattatttctattacctaggtaaaatatatagttaggtataccaaccaaactatattataataatttattgttagaaGCATGAGATCATGAGCCTATTCAAAATACCATACTTTTTCTTGTATTATTTACAGGATTTTGAGGCCTTTaaccagacagcattttgtaatgataatattatacctaatagtattataataacgttaggtatactaatattattcgttattataatgttataataatattattaaacaaaaaattgctgtctgggtatcGTACGCTTCTACCAGACCTCTCCACCTATATCTAGATCCATTACATTATCCATTTATGTTGACGTATCGATATCTGAGATGTCCTCTCTCACCCTATCTAACCATGTCTGACTAGGTTTTCTCGTTGGGTTTCTGATCAGGACATTTCGTAATAGACTTTCATCAGTCCGCTAAACGTGACCAGCACACTTCAATCTTTTTACTTTTAGGAACTATCTTGTATTCAAGGGCGCCTGCAGAAATTTTCACCGGTGGGGGcaaggtgtatattatacatatacttatacatagccataacatttaggtataatattttatagtttcattacaaacttataatatacaaatattggcAAAAAAAGCGTTGGGGGGCATGGTCCCTGCCCCTCCCGGCCCCCTTACTTATATTTGGCTTGTTTTACAACCTTTCTAGATTATCGTTTTTTTGTCTCTTATAATCCCCATTTTGATTACGAACAGATTCGTGAATTATCCgcaaaacttttaataataataataatattttctttattacggaaataaataacaattacagtttttttttcgtataatattatgtatataatataatattattatatatacgtacattatcagtaatatttatatatataacaataataataatataaataataataataataaaagaagaaataggtattaatatcatacattataatatttaaatttataaaataaaaacaagatatttattatgcttctattgaactatagtaggtacttaatttgttatatatttcttaaaacatttgctataaacatatataaagaattacaaaaaaaaaatctatttttttttattgagttacctgtggacattataatattggatggagaattttgcatataatttttagttgaatgTTTTGTGTAGAATAAATTTAAGGACCGGTAGTTTaatggatttattttaaaatttatattttgcagtAATTCTGGacaatcaatcatattatttaataatttaaataaaaactttaatttaatttgcataaATCGTTGTTATAGCgactgtatattaaaaaaaacggaTTGTAACATTATAGTCAGAATGGGTTGCTCATTTCCTCTGAAAGTAAGAAATTTATCTTTGCCCCCCCCACCCCCCTGTGATGTGACTTCTGGACCATATGTCTCTTATAGtcatatgcattatgcatacaCTACTATCAGTCAAAGATGGCAAGTATACAGTTTTTCTTTCGGGGCATTGGATagtagcaatttttttttttgtgacacaGACTAAACCTTGAACCATAAACCCTTTGCACGGTGCTTGGCCATTTGGACAGTAGCCTAGGACTGTGCGTGGAAAAATATGATTCATTTGCAGTACCTAACTATTCTCCATTAACCGAATTTcgttatgcataatattttttaagtttatattgatTCATAAGTATTTCAACTATTCACTTGCTTAAATGAGTAGGGACTTACTTTTTGAGCTGCCTTGTTGACCACAAATCTAGACGTCTAGTCATTACTATAGGTGTTTAGTTTTATTACTGTTGATAACAAAACTCTTTCTGTGACTAGGctcaattaatttgatattgaataattattagactGTGATCTTTATAACTGTACACTTTATCAAGTggatttatttacaaaaaaataaaataataatagcaacagtaatttataaatcatttaaacacTTATATAATTTGCATTAAGGTGGTGGCAATGAATGATCCTACAACAACAACGACTTCAGATCCTCTAGTCCCATCCTTTATACCAGATGAGGAATGGTTAGAGTTACAGTTATACAATGGTTATCGTGTAtggcacattatttttttcatcatgaCCGTCTTCTTTACACTAGGtacattttacaattgtatacaaaattaaaactttttaagcaataatatattttatagtggtGTTTATGTGCTGTTGTGTAAGATTTCGAATTCCTAGGACTAAACAAGAGATAGAAGCTGATTTTGTACGTCGTAAGATTGCGACAAAATTTTGCAAGCAATTACGACTATTGAGTGATACCGAAATGGACAACATGGACCTGTTAAAAGGTATTAACtgttattaatgttatgtaTGTGTTAACTTTACAATACAATTACATAGCACTAAAACGACTTCAGTCAGAGCTTGAAATTCCTAGCAATGAAACAGTAGAGGAGTCTGATGAAGTGTTATCATCAACCAAAACTGCCTCGCCAAGTTTAAAAAAGTCTTCAAAATCATCAGATTTTGGTATGAGAGTTGAAttagtattgttatattttacccaattttattcaacaaatttaTAGATTCTTCTGTGGAAAAGCTAGATGAAGAACCGGAAAATGTACTGAGCGGTCGTCTAGCAACATTGGTCAACGTTTTGAATGTTATGAAACCACGTCGTAAACATATAGCTGATGACATTACACCAAATCTTAtaacagtttaaattaaataataaagtgtcttagttaataaataaaaaatatttttcaaaaatattatgaattatgttacATTGTAcacaaagtttaaaataatgacaattataagtaataagttatagATCTATGATTTATGTGGATCTAAATGGAAACTGATAGTTATAGACactgatttgaattttaaattatctattaatatttatgttttgttttgaaaaaaaagttgtactgCGAATATCAATATTCATAGTTAAGTGatgaaacaacatttttataaaacaatcacaaatatatctataatttaaattaaaaacaaaggtTCAAACAcaattatgttttgtaaatgttAAAACATGTATTAAATGCAGAAGACCTGgctacattaaataaattattatatattattaatgaataaatttaataatatactaaatattctaaatattttataggtatggaTAGCTATGATAAAACCCaatagtgttattttttttaaaaataaatacattgtttgaacagaattataaatcatatttatttaagaattaagatcAATACATTAAATTGCACTGctctataactattttatttatgattagtataatatttttctgattcagacatacattttcaatgcataaatctatatttactaaccatagatataatatcacataCCTAATCCAAAATCACTAATGCAATGTGATTAGTTGAACTTTAATGTTGAGACCACTTGATAGATTTGATGTCAATTCCTTCTTGATGCATTTCCCATAATGGACTAAAGaagttaaatgtaaattataataaagtgtatttataagttattaattctaattcagtatatttatttgaaaaactaaCCTCATTTCTCGTAGACGTTTaacatgttttatacatttttcagcaGTATACTCAACTTCGTCCACGGTTGTAAAACGACCAAAACCAAATCTATAAGATATTAGGTATGAGTTATATATAAAGAAccaatttgtatgtttttacatatttttactgggGCTATGCTGTATGATTTGTGTAAGGTTTCCCAAAGTtccattttaaaacaaatgtttatgtacaatttttagatattagtgaatatttctattaattaaacGATGAAAACTTACattaaggtaaaaatatatttaaattgttagtgAAATATAAGCATATAAGACTAAT
It contains:
- the LOC103309167 gene encoding transmembrane inner ear expressed protein; the encoded protein is MNDPTTTTTSDPLVPSFIPDEEWLELQLYNGYRVWHIIFFIMTVFFTLVVFMCCCVRFRIPRTKQEIEADFVRRKIATKFCKQLRLLSDTEMDNMDLLKALKRLQSELEIPSNETVEESDEVLSSTKTASPSLKKSSKSSDFDSSVEKLDEEPENVLSGRLATLVNVLNVMKPRRKHIADDITPNLITV